From Caretta caretta isolate rCarCar2 chromosome 9, rCarCar1.hap1, whole genome shotgun sequence, one genomic window encodes:
- the TFRC gene encoding transferrin receptor protein 1 isoform X2: MDHARSAISNLFGGGPLSYTRFSLARQMDGDSSHVEMKLAEEEEVGENGMTDHVHSRVAKPRNSRRNLWCKVAAGGLLFLIGFLIGYLSYRGRMQATSTCSDGSNACGNPAITPSPEDNDEYMEEPKTEPVLYWKDLKMMLSNKLRAVKFNNIRKLTSYEAGSETDESLAIALHGQLTDFKLDKVWNDEHYVTLQVQGSSPNKVTIESSTEMATKEEITDGYVAYSARATATGKLVYANYGRAEDFQELNKMDTPVNGSVVLVRAGKISFAEKVANAEGLNAVGVLIYPDPAEYKLPNDEVLFGHAHLGTGDPFTPGFPSFNHTQFPPAKSSGLPGIPVQTISSATAGNLFRKMNGEVPSEEWRGSLSVYKMRSQNTKVTLEVNNQMVQRKIHNIFGVIQGFDEPDQYVVIGAQRDSWGPGAAKAGVGTIMLLELARAISSMVKTGGYKPRRSIVFASWSAGEFGAVGATEWLEGYSATLHTKAFAYINLDAAVLGSRNFRVSASPMLYKIVEQTMMEVKYPENRSLYDHIGSDWTKKVVPFRMDNAAFPFLAYAGIPAVSFSFYDDEGYPYMGTKQDSWSKLASSVTQLDKLLQTATEVAGQMAIKMTHDHQLYLDYEQYNQELLNFIVKISPYKQEIKGMNLTLQWLYSARGDFSRATAALTRDFRNTDLNNKLLCRLVNDRIMKDTSLRKKDPVQHKHKEQQVQWKGHVLKEVAGSL; the protein is encoded by the exons TTTGGAGGTGGGCCGCTGTCATACACCCGTTTCAGTCTGGCTCGTCAAATGGATGGAGACAGTAGTCATGTGGAAATGAAACTGGCTGAAGAGGAGGAAGTTGGAGAAAATGGAATGACTGACCATGTTCATAGCCGTGTAGCAAAACCCAGGAATAGTAGGAGAAACCTCTGGTGCAAGGTTGCTGCAGGAGGCCTCCTCTTCTTAATTG GGTTTCTGATTGGCTACTTGAGTTACCGTGGGAGAATGCAGGCAACTAGCACTTGTTCAGATGGAAGTAATGCATGTGGAAACCCTGCCATTACACCTTCCCCAGAAGATAATGATGAGTACATGGAAGAGCCTAAAACTGAACCTGTCCTTTACTGGAAGGATCTCAAAATGATGCTGTCAAACAAGCTGAGAGCTGTAAAATTTAACAATATCAG GAAGCTGACCTCTTATGAAGCTGGCTCTGAAACAGATGAAAGTCTTGCTATCGCTCTTCATGGTCAGTTAACTGATTTCAAACTGGATAAAGTTTGGAATGATGAGCACTACGTTACACTGCAGGTCCAGGGCAG CTCACCAAATAAAGTGACTATTGAGTCTTCAACTGAAATGGCAACAAAAGAGGAAATTACTGATGGATATGTGGCGTACAGTGCAAGGGCAACAGCAACA GGTAAACTAGTCTATGCTAACTATGGCCGGGCAGAGGACTTTCAGGAACTAAATAAGATGGATACCCCTGTAAATGGATCTGTGGTCCTTGTTAGAGCTGGGAAAATTTCTTTTGCTGAGAAG GTTGCTAATGCTGAAGGCTTGAATGCAGTAGGTGTCTTGATATACCCTGATCCTGCTGAGTACAAACTCCCTAATGATGAGGTTCTCTTTGGACAT GCTCATCTAGGAACAGGTGACCCTTTCACCCCTGGCTTCCCTTCATTCAACCACACTCAGTTCCCACCAGCTAAATCTTCTGGACTCCCAGGCATTCCTGTCCAAACAATCTCTAGTGCTACTGCAGGAAATTTGTTCAG gaAAATGAATGGAGAAGTACCCTCTGAAGAGTGGAGAGGTAGCCTCTCAGTTTACAAAATGAGGTCACAGAACACCAAAGTGACACTTGAAGTAAACAATCAAATGGTACAGAGAAAAATTCATAACATCTTTGGCGTTATCCAGGGTTTTGATGAACCAG ATCAGTATGTTGTGATTGGAGCCCAACGAGATTCCTGGGGTCCTGGAGCAGCAAAGGCTGGTGTGGGAACAATCATGCTGCTGGAGCTTGCCCGTGCAATTTCTTCTATGGTAAAAACAG GTGGCTATAAGCCCAGAAGAAGCATTGTCTTTGCCAGCTGGAGTGCAGGAGAATTTGGAGCTGTTGGTGCCACTGAGTGGTTGGAG GGTTATTCTGCCACACTGCACACCAAAGCCTTTGCATACATCAACCTGGATGCTGCAGTTTTAG GTTCAAGAAACTTCAGGGTTTCTGCCAGCCCAATGCTGTACAAAATAGTGGAGCAGACTATGATGGAG GTGAAGTATCCAGAAAATAGAAGTCTGTATGACCACATTGGTTCTGACTGGACCAAAAAAGT TGTTCCCTTTCGTATGGATAATGCAGCTTTCCCTTTTCTAGCATATGCAGGAATCCCAGCCGTTTCATTCAGTTTCTATGAT GATGAAGGATATCCTTACATGGGCACCAAGCAGGACAGTTGGAGCAAACTTGCCTCATCTGTAACTCAGCTGGACAAGTTGCTTCAGACAGCTACAGAAGTGGCTGGCCAGATGGCTATTAAGATGACACATGATCACCAACTTTACCTGGACTATGAGCAATACAACCAGGAATTGCTCAACTTCATAGTGAAGATTAGCCCATATAAACAAGAGATAAAA GGAATGAATCTGACCCTTCAGTGGCTGTATTCTGCCCGTGGTGACTTCAGTCGAGCTACAGCTGCGCTGACAAGAGACTTCAGAAACACTGACCTTAACAACAAGCTCCTCTGCCGCTTGGTGAATGACCGCATCATGAAA
- the TFRC gene encoding transferrin receptor protein 1 isoform X4, producing the protein MDHARSAISNLFGGGPLSYTRFSLARQMDGDSSHVEMKLAEEEEVGENGMTDHVHSRVAKPRNSRRNLWCKVAAGGLLFLIGFLIGYLSYRGRMQATSTCSDGSNACGNPAITPSPEDNDEYMEEPKTEPVLYWKDLKMMLSNKLRAVKFNNIRKLTSYEAGSETDESLAIALHGQLTDFKLDKVWNDEHYVTLQVQGSSPNKVTIESSTEMATKEEITDGYVAYSARATATGKLVYANYGRAEDFQELNKMDTPVNGSVVLVRAGKISFAEKVANAEGLNAVGVLIYPDPAEYKLPNDEVLFGHAHLGTGDPFTPGFPSFNHTQFPPAKSSGLPGIPVQTISSATAGNLFRKMNGEVPSEEWRGSLSVYKMRSQNTKVTLEVNNQMVQRKIHNIFGVIQGFDEPDQYVVIGAQRDSWGPGAAKAGVGTIMLLELARAISSMVKTGGYKPRRSIVFASWSAGEFGAVGATEWLEGYSATLHTKAFAYINLDAAVLGSRNFRVSASPMLYKIVEQTMMEVKYPENRSLYDHIGSDWTKKVVPFRMDNAAFPFLAYAGIPAVSFSFYDDEGYPYMGTKQDSWSKLASSVTQLDKLLQTATEVAGQMAIKMTHDHQLYLDYEQYNQELLNFIVKISPYKQEIKGMNLTLQWLYSARGDFSRATAALTRDFRNTDLNNKLLCRLVNDRIMKTSSYQGLADENQGLSSLLHPPLLSRGY; encoded by the exons TTTGGAGGTGGGCCGCTGTCATACACCCGTTTCAGTCTGGCTCGTCAAATGGATGGAGACAGTAGTCATGTGGAAATGAAACTGGCTGAAGAGGAGGAAGTTGGAGAAAATGGAATGACTGACCATGTTCATAGCCGTGTAGCAAAACCCAGGAATAGTAGGAGAAACCTCTGGTGCAAGGTTGCTGCAGGAGGCCTCCTCTTCTTAATTG GGTTTCTGATTGGCTACTTGAGTTACCGTGGGAGAATGCAGGCAACTAGCACTTGTTCAGATGGAAGTAATGCATGTGGAAACCCTGCCATTACACCTTCCCCAGAAGATAATGATGAGTACATGGAAGAGCCTAAAACTGAACCTGTCCTTTACTGGAAGGATCTCAAAATGATGCTGTCAAACAAGCTGAGAGCTGTAAAATTTAACAATATCAG GAAGCTGACCTCTTATGAAGCTGGCTCTGAAACAGATGAAAGTCTTGCTATCGCTCTTCATGGTCAGTTAACTGATTTCAAACTGGATAAAGTTTGGAATGATGAGCACTACGTTACACTGCAGGTCCAGGGCAG CTCACCAAATAAAGTGACTATTGAGTCTTCAACTGAAATGGCAACAAAAGAGGAAATTACTGATGGATATGTGGCGTACAGTGCAAGGGCAACAGCAACA GGTAAACTAGTCTATGCTAACTATGGCCGGGCAGAGGACTTTCAGGAACTAAATAAGATGGATACCCCTGTAAATGGATCTGTGGTCCTTGTTAGAGCTGGGAAAATTTCTTTTGCTGAGAAG GTTGCTAATGCTGAAGGCTTGAATGCAGTAGGTGTCTTGATATACCCTGATCCTGCTGAGTACAAACTCCCTAATGATGAGGTTCTCTTTGGACAT GCTCATCTAGGAACAGGTGACCCTTTCACCCCTGGCTTCCCTTCATTCAACCACACTCAGTTCCCACCAGCTAAATCTTCTGGACTCCCAGGCATTCCTGTCCAAACAATCTCTAGTGCTACTGCAGGAAATTTGTTCAG gaAAATGAATGGAGAAGTACCCTCTGAAGAGTGGAGAGGTAGCCTCTCAGTTTACAAAATGAGGTCACAGAACACCAAAGTGACACTTGAAGTAAACAATCAAATGGTACAGAGAAAAATTCATAACATCTTTGGCGTTATCCAGGGTTTTGATGAACCAG ATCAGTATGTTGTGATTGGAGCCCAACGAGATTCCTGGGGTCCTGGAGCAGCAAAGGCTGGTGTGGGAACAATCATGCTGCTGGAGCTTGCCCGTGCAATTTCTTCTATGGTAAAAACAG GTGGCTATAAGCCCAGAAGAAGCATTGTCTTTGCCAGCTGGAGTGCAGGAGAATTTGGAGCTGTTGGTGCCACTGAGTGGTTGGAG GGTTATTCTGCCACACTGCACACCAAAGCCTTTGCATACATCAACCTGGATGCTGCAGTTTTAG GTTCAAGAAACTTCAGGGTTTCTGCCAGCCCAATGCTGTACAAAATAGTGGAGCAGACTATGATGGAG GTGAAGTATCCAGAAAATAGAAGTCTGTATGACCACATTGGTTCTGACTGGACCAAAAAAGT TGTTCCCTTTCGTATGGATAATGCAGCTTTCCCTTTTCTAGCATATGCAGGAATCCCAGCCGTTTCATTCAGTTTCTATGAT GATGAAGGATATCCTTACATGGGCACCAAGCAGGACAGTTGGAGCAAACTTGCCTCATCTGTAACTCAGCTGGACAAGTTGCTTCAGACAGCTACAGAAGTGGCTGGCCAGATGGCTATTAAGATGACACATGATCACCAACTTTACCTGGACTATGAGCAATACAACCAGGAATTGCTCAACTTCATAGTGAAGATTAGCCCATATAAACAAGAGATAAAA GGAATGAATCTGACCCTTCAGTGGCTGTATTCTGCCCGTGGTGACTTCAGTCGAGCTACAGCTGCGCTGACAAGAGACTTCAGAAACACTGACCTTAACAACAAGCTCCTCTGCCGCTTGGTGAATGACCGCATCATGAAA
- the TFRC gene encoding transferrin receptor protein 1 isoform X5: MDHARSAISNLFGGGPLSYTRFSLARQMDGDSSHVEMKLAEEEEVGENGMTDHVHSRVAKPRNSRRNLWCKVAAGGLLFLIGFLIGYLSYRGRMQATSTCSDGSNACGNPAITPSPEDNDEYMEEPKTEPVLYWKDLKMMLSNKLRAVKFNNIRKLTSYEAGSETDESLAIALHGQLTDFKLDKVWNDEHYVTLQVQGSSPNKVTIESSTEMATKEEITDGYVAYSARATATGKLVYANYGRAEDFQELNKMDTPVNGSVVLVRAGKISFAEKVANAEGLNAVGVLIYPDPAEYKLPNDEVLFGHAHLGTGDPFTPGFPSFNHTQFPPAKSSGLPGIPVQTISSATAGNLFRKMNGEVPSEEWRGSLSVYKMRSQNTKVTLEVNNQMVQRKIHNIFGVIQGFDEPDQYVVIGAQRDSWGPGAAKAGVGTIMLLELARAISSMVKTGGYKPRRSIVFASWSAGEFGAVGATEWLEGYSATLHTKAFAYINLDAAVLGSRNFRVSASPMLYKIVEQTMMEVKYPENRSLYDHIGSDWTKKVVPFRMDNAAFPFLAYAGIPAVSFSFYDDEGYPYMGTKQDSWSKLASSVTQLDKLLQTATEVAGQMAIKMTHDHQLYLDYEQYNQELLNFIVKISPYKQEIKGMNLTLQWLYSARGDFSRATAALTRDFRNTDLNNKLLCRLVNDRIMKY; encoded by the exons TTTGGAGGTGGGCCGCTGTCATACACCCGTTTCAGTCTGGCTCGTCAAATGGATGGAGACAGTAGTCATGTGGAAATGAAACTGGCTGAAGAGGAGGAAGTTGGAGAAAATGGAATGACTGACCATGTTCATAGCCGTGTAGCAAAACCCAGGAATAGTAGGAGAAACCTCTGGTGCAAGGTTGCTGCAGGAGGCCTCCTCTTCTTAATTG GGTTTCTGATTGGCTACTTGAGTTACCGTGGGAGAATGCAGGCAACTAGCACTTGTTCAGATGGAAGTAATGCATGTGGAAACCCTGCCATTACACCTTCCCCAGAAGATAATGATGAGTACATGGAAGAGCCTAAAACTGAACCTGTCCTTTACTGGAAGGATCTCAAAATGATGCTGTCAAACAAGCTGAGAGCTGTAAAATTTAACAATATCAG GAAGCTGACCTCTTATGAAGCTGGCTCTGAAACAGATGAAAGTCTTGCTATCGCTCTTCATGGTCAGTTAACTGATTTCAAACTGGATAAAGTTTGGAATGATGAGCACTACGTTACACTGCAGGTCCAGGGCAG CTCACCAAATAAAGTGACTATTGAGTCTTCAACTGAAATGGCAACAAAAGAGGAAATTACTGATGGATATGTGGCGTACAGTGCAAGGGCAACAGCAACA GGTAAACTAGTCTATGCTAACTATGGCCGGGCAGAGGACTTTCAGGAACTAAATAAGATGGATACCCCTGTAAATGGATCTGTGGTCCTTGTTAGAGCTGGGAAAATTTCTTTTGCTGAGAAG GTTGCTAATGCTGAAGGCTTGAATGCAGTAGGTGTCTTGATATACCCTGATCCTGCTGAGTACAAACTCCCTAATGATGAGGTTCTCTTTGGACAT GCTCATCTAGGAACAGGTGACCCTTTCACCCCTGGCTTCCCTTCATTCAACCACACTCAGTTCCCACCAGCTAAATCTTCTGGACTCCCAGGCATTCCTGTCCAAACAATCTCTAGTGCTACTGCAGGAAATTTGTTCAG gaAAATGAATGGAGAAGTACCCTCTGAAGAGTGGAGAGGTAGCCTCTCAGTTTACAAAATGAGGTCACAGAACACCAAAGTGACACTTGAAGTAAACAATCAAATGGTACAGAGAAAAATTCATAACATCTTTGGCGTTATCCAGGGTTTTGATGAACCAG ATCAGTATGTTGTGATTGGAGCCCAACGAGATTCCTGGGGTCCTGGAGCAGCAAAGGCTGGTGTGGGAACAATCATGCTGCTGGAGCTTGCCCGTGCAATTTCTTCTATGGTAAAAACAG GTGGCTATAAGCCCAGAAGAAGCATTGTCTTTGCCAGCTGGAGTGCAGGAGAATTTGGAGCTGTTGGTGCCACTGAGTGGTTGGAG GGTTATTCTGCCACACTGCACACCAAAGCCTTTGCATACATCAACCTGGATGCTGCAGTTTTAG GTTCAAGAAACTTCAGGGTTTCTGCCAGCCCAATGCTGTACAAAATAGTGGAGCAGACTATGATGGAG GTGAAGTATCCAGAAAATAGAAGTCTGTATGACCACATTGGTTCTGACTGGACCAAAAAAGT TGTTCCCTTTCGTATGGATAATGCAGCTTTCCCTTTTCTAGCATATGCAGGAATCCCAGCCGTTTCATTCAGTTTCTATGAT GATGAAGGATATCCTTACATGGGCACCAAGCAGGACAGTTGGAGCAAACTTGCCTCATCTGTAACTCAGCTGGACAAGTTGCTTCAGACAGCTACAGAAGTGGCTGGCCAGATGGCTATTAAGATGACACATGATCACCAACTTTACCTGGACTATGAGCAATACAACCAGGAATTGCTCAACTTCATAGTGAAGATTAGCCCATATAAACAAGAGATAAAA GGAATGAATCTGACCCTTCAGTGGCTGTATTCTGCCCGTGGTGACTTCAGTCGAGCTACAGCTGCGCTGACAAGAGACTTCAGAAACACTGACCTTAACAACAAGCTCCTCTGCCGCTTGGTGAATGACCGCATCATGAAA
- the TFRC gene encoding transferrin receptor protein 1 isoform X3, giving the protein MDHARSAISNLFGGGPLSYTRFSLARQMDGDSSHVEMKLAEEEEVGENGMTDHVHSRVAKPRNSRRNLWCKVAAGGLLFLIGFLIGYLSYRGRMQATSTCSDGSNACGNPAITPSPEDNDEYMEEPKTEPVLYWKDLKMMLSNKLRAVKFNNIRKLTSYEAGSETDESLAIALHGQLTDFKLDKVWNDEHYVTLQVQGSSPNKVTIESSTEMATKEEITDGYVAYSARATATGKLVYANYGRAEDFQELNKMDTPVNGSVVLVRAGKISFAEKVANAEGLNAVGVLIYPDPAEYKLPNDEVLFGHAHLGTGDPFTPGFPSFNHTQFPPAKSSGLPGIPVQTISSATAGNLFRKMNGEVPSEEWRGSLSVYKMRSQNTKVTLEVNNQMVQRKIHNIFGVIQGFDEPDQYVVIGAQRDSWGPGAAKAGVGTIMLLELARAISSMVKTGGYKPRRSIVFASWSAGEFGAVGATEWLEGYSATLHTKAFAYINLDAAVLGSRNFRVSASPMLYKIVEQTMMEVKYPENRSLYDHIGSDWTKKVVPFRMDNAAFPFLAYAGIPAVSFSFYDDEGYPYMGTKQDSWSKLASSVTQLDKLLQTATEVAGQMAIKMTHDHQLYLDYEQYNQELLNFIVKISPYKQEIKGMNLTLQWLYSARGDFSRATAALTRDFRNTDLNNKLLCRLVNDRIMKQTSSYQGLADENQGLSSLLHPPLLSRGY; this is encoded by the exons TTTGGAGGTGGGCCGCTGTCATACACCCGTTTCAGTCTGGCTCGTCAAATGGATGGAGACAGTAGTCATGTGGAAATGAAACTGGCTGAAGAGGAGGAAGTTGGAGAAAATGGAATGACTGACCATGTTCATAGCCGTGTAGCAAAACCCAGGAATAGTAGGAGAAACCTCTGGTGCAAGGTTGCTGCAGGAGGCCTCCTCTTCTTAATTG GGTTTCTGATTGGCTACTTGAGTTACCGTGGGAGAATGCAGGCAACTAGCACTTGTTCAGATGGAAGTAATGCATGTGGAAACCCTGCCATTACACCTTCCCCAGAAGATAATGATGAGTACATGGAAGAGCCTAAAACTGAACCTGTCCTTTACTGGAAGGATCTCAAAATGATGCTGTCAAACAAGCTGAGAGCTGTAAAATTTAACAATATCAG GAAGCTGACCTCTTATGAAGCTGGCTCTGAAACAGATGAAAGTCTTGCTATCGCTCTTCATGGTCAGTTAACTGATTTCAAACTGGATAAAGTTTGGAATGATGAGCACTACGTTACACTGCAGGTCCAGGGCAG CTCACCAAATAAAGTGACTATTGAGTCTTCAACTGAAATGGCAACAAAAGAGGAAATTACTGATGGATATGTGGCGTACAGTGCAAGGGCAACAGCAACA GGTAAACTAGTCTATGCTAACTATGGCCGGGCAGAGGACTTTCAGGAACTAAATAAGATGGATACCCCTGTAAATGGATCTGTGGTCCTTGTTAGAGCTGGGAAAATTTCTTTTGCTGAGAAG GTTGCTAATGCTGAAGGCTTGAATGCAGTAGGTGTCTTGATATACCCTGATCCTGCTGAGTACAAACTCCCTAATGATGAGGTTCTCTTTGGACAT GCTCATCTAGGAACAGGTGACCCTTTCACCCCTGGCTTCCCTTCATTCAACCACACTCAGTTCCCACCAGCTAAATCTTCTGGACTCCCAGGCATTCCTGTCCAAACAATCTCTAGTGCTACTGCAGGAAATTTGTTCAG gaAAATGAATGGAGAAGTACCCTCTGAAGAGTGGAGAGGTAGCCTCTCAGTTTACAAAATGAGGTCACAGAACACCAAAGTGACACTTGAAGTAAACAATCAAATGGTACAGAGAAAAATTCATAACATCTTTGGCGTTATCCAGGGTTTTGATGAACCAG ATCAGTATGTTGTGATTGGAGCCCAACGAGATTCCTGGGGTCCTGGAGCAGCAAAGGCTGGTGTGGGAACAATCATGCTGCTGGAGCTTGCCCGTGCAATTTCTTCTATGGTAAAAACAG GTGGCTATAAGCCCAGAAGAAGCATTGTCTTTGCCAGCTGGAGTGCAGGAGAATTTGGAGCTGTTGGTGCCACTGAGTGGTTGGAG GGTTATTCTGCCACACTGCACACCAAAGCCTTTGCATACATCAACCTGGATGCTGCAGTTTTAG GTTCAAGAAACTTCAGGGTTTCTGCCAGCCCAATGCTGTACAAAATAGTGGAGCAGACTATGATGGAG GTGAAGTATCCAGAAAATAGAAGTCTGTATGACCACATTGGTTCTGACTGGACCAAAAAAGT TGTTCCCTTTCGTATGGATAATGCAGCTTTCCCTTTTCTAGCATATGCAGGAATCCCAGCCGTTTCATTCAGTTTCTATGAT GATGAAGGATATCCTTACATGGGCACCAAGCAGGACAGTTGGAGCAAACTTGCCTCATCTGTAACTCAGCTGGACAAGTTGCTTCAGACAGCTACAGAAGTGGCTGGCCAGATGGCTATTAAGATGACACATGATCACCAACTTTACCTGGACTATGAGCAATACAACCAGGAATTGCTCAACTTCATAGTGAAGATTAGCCCATATAAACAAGAGATAAAA GGAATGAATCTGACCCTTCAGTGGCTGTATTCTGCCCGTGGTGACTTCAGTCGAGCTACAGCTGCGCTGACAAGAGACTTCAGAAACACTGACCTTAACAACAAGCTCCTCTGCCGCTTGGTGAATGACCGCATCATGAAA
- the TFRC gene encoding transferrin receptor protein 1 isoform X1: protein MDHARSAISNLFGGGPLSYTRFSLARQMDGDSSHVEMKLAEEEEVGENGMTDHVHSRVAKPRNSRRNLWCKVAAGGLLFLIGFLIGYLSYRGRMQATSTCSDGSNACGNPAITPSPEDNDEYMEEPKTEPVLYWKDLKMMLSNKLRAVKFNNIRKLTSYEAGSETDESLAIALHGQLTDFKLDKVWNDEHYVTLQVQGSSPNKVTIESSTEMATKEEITDGYVAYSARATATGKLVYANYGRAEDFQELNKMDTPVNGSVVLVRAGKISFAEKVANAEGLNAVGVLIYPDPAEYKLPNDEVLFGHAHLGTGDPFTPGFPSFNHTQFPPAKSSGLPGIPVQTISSATAGNLFRKMNGEVPSEEWRGSLSVYKMRSQNTKVTLEVNNQMVQRKIHNIFGVIQGFDEPDQYVVIGAQRDSWGPGAAKAGVGTIMLLELARAISSMVKTGGYKPRRSIVFASWSAGEFGAVGATEWLEGYSATLHTKAFAYINLDAAVLGSRNFRVSASPMLYKIVEQTMMEVKYPENRSLYDHIGSDWTKKVVPFRMDNAAFPFLAYAGIPAVSFSFYDDEGYPYMGTKQDSWSKLASSVTQLDKLLQTATEVAGQMAIKMTHDHQLYLDYEQYNQELLNFIVKISPYKQEIKGMNLTLQWLYSARGDFSRATAALTRDFRNTDLNNKLLCRLVNDRIMKVEYHFLSPYVSPKDTPLRHIFFGSGSHTLSALLDHLSLRKTNPSAFNPDLFKNQLALATWTIQGAANALSGDIWNIDNEF from the exons TTTGGAGGTGGGCCGCTGTCATACACCCGTTTCAGTCTGGCTCGTCAAATGGATGGAGACAGTAGTCATGTGGAAATGAAACTGGCTGAAGAGGAGGAAGTTGGAGAAAATGGAATGACTGACCATGTTCATAGCCGTGTAGCAAAACCCAGGAATAGTAGGAGAAACCTCTGGTGCAAGGTTGCTGCAGGAGGCCTCCTCTTCTTAATTG GGTTTCTGATTGGCTACTTGAGTTACCGTGGGAGAATGCAGGCAACTAGCACTTGTTCAGATGGAAGTAATGCATGTGGAAACCCTGCCATTACACCTTCCCCAGAAGATAATGATGAGTACATGGAAGAGCCTAAAACTGAACCTGTCCTTTACTGGAAGGATCTCAAAATGATGCTGTCAAACAAGCTGAGAGCTGTAAAATTTAACAATATCAG GAAGCTGACCTCTTATGAAGCTGGCTCTGAAACAGATGAAAGTCTTGCTATCGCTCTTCATGGTCAGTTAACTGATTTCAAACTGGATAAAGTTTGGAATGATGAGCACTACGTTACACTGCAGGTCCAGGGCAG CTCACCAAATAAAGTGACTATTGAGTCTTCAACTGAAATGGCAACAAAAGAGGAAATTACTGATGGATATGTGGCGTACAGTGCAAGGGCAACAGCAACA GGTAAACTAGTCTATGCTAACTATGGCCGGGCAGAGGACTTTCAGGAACTAAATAAGATGGATACCCCTGTAAATGGATCTGTGGTCCTTGTTAGAGCTGGGAAAATTTCTTTTGCTGAGAAG GTTGCTAATGCTGAAGGCTTGAATGCAGTAGGTGTCTTGATATACCCTGATCCTGCTGAGTACAAACTCCCTAATGATGAGGTTCTCTTTGGACAT GCTCATCTAGGAACAGGTGACCCTTTCACCCCTGGCTTCCCTTCATTCAACCACACTCAGTTCCCACCAGCTAAATCTTCTGGACTCCCAGGCATTCCTGTCCAAACAATCTCTAGTGCTACTGCAGGAAATTTGTTCAG gaAAATGAATGGAGAAGTACCCTCTGAAGAGTGGAGAGGTAGCCTCTCAGTTTACAAAATGAGGTCACAGAACACCAAAGTGACACTTGAAGTAAACAATCAAATGGTACAGAGAAAAATTCATAACATCTTTGGCGTTATCCAGGGTTTTGATGAACCAG ATCAGTATGTTGTGATTGGAGCCCAACGAGATTCCTGGGGTCCTGGAGCAGCAAAGGCTGGTGTGGGAACAATCATGCTGCTGGAGCTTGCCCGTGCAATTTCTTCTATGGTAAAAACAG GTGGCTATAAGCCCAGAAGAAGCATTGTCTTTGCCAGCTGGAGTGCAGGAGAATTTGGAGCTGTTGGTGCCACTGAGTGGTTGGAG GGTTATTCTGCCACACTGCACACCAAAGCCTTTGCATACATCAACCTGGATGCTGCAGTTTTAG GTTCAAGAAACTTCAGGGTTTCTGCCAGCCCAATGCTGTACAAAATAGTGGAGCAGACTATGATGGAG GTGAAGTATCCAGAAAATAGAAGTCTGTATGACCACATTGGTTCTGACTGGACCAAAAAAGT TGTTCCCTTTCGTATGGATAATGCAGCTTTCCCTTTTCTAGCATATGCAGGAATCCCAGCCGTTTCATTCAGTTTCTATGAT GATGAAGGATATCCTTACATGGGCACCAAGCAGGACAGTTGGAGCAAACTTGCCTCATCTGTAACTCAGCTGGACAAGTTGCTTCAGACAGCTACAGAAGTGGCTGGCCAGATGGCTATTAAGATGACACATGATCACCAACTTTACCTGGACTATGAGCAATACAACCAGGAATTGCTCAACTTCATAGTGAAGATTAGCCCATATAAACAAGAGATAAAA GGAATGAATCTGACCCTTCAGTGGCTGTATTCTGCCCGTGGTGACTTCAGTCGAGCTACAGCTGCGCTGACAAGAGACTTCAGAAACACTGACCTTAACAACAAGCTCCTCTGCCGCTTGGTGAATGACCGCATCATGAAA GTGGAGTACCACTTTCTTTCTCCATACGTGTCTCCAAAGGATACTCCTCTACGTCATATCTTCTTTGGCTCTGGTTCCCACACTCTGTCAGCTTTGCTGGATCACTTGAGCCTCCGGAAGACCAACCCAAGTGCCTTTAACCCAGACCTGTTCAAGAACCAACTGGCTCTGGCAACCTGGACTATTCAGGGTGCTGCTAATGCCTTATCTGGTGACATTTGGAACATAGACAATGAGTTTTAA